The following is a genomic window from Rhododendron vialii isolate Sample 1 chromosome 9a, ASM3025357v1.
TCGATGATGAAACATTAGTAGGGAACAATTCCGTTGCTTGTGATACAATCATACTTCGCTTAATCGATTCATCTCATCGTTTCTTGATTACCATAATCCTAGGTGAATGGTTGTACTGGTAAAATGGGCAAGGCAGTTGTTGAAGCAGCTGTTTCAGCAGGACTCCATGTAGTTCCTGTATCGTTTAGCAGTTCGGAAGTGTCTGGGAAAACTGTGCAAGTGGGAGGGAAAGAGATCCAGGTGTATGGTCCTTCTGATAGAGAAAACATATTAGCTTCTACATTCGATGAGTATCCAAACTTGGTTGTGGTGGACTACACAGTGCCTGCTTCTGTGAATGGTAACTATTTATGAATTTTGGAATTATCGATGGAacgtttttattattttgacttctttcttgtttggttatttctttttaagtatgggaaaggaaaaaatttatGCTCTACAAAATTGGATAGTGTGATGTCTTACTTTTATCCCATGGCGTATGACAGTGACAAAAGTCTGCTTTCCATGTAGTTGTTTTCAAGTGCTTTAGTCGTAAATCATAATTATGGTTTGCAAATATTTCAAAGCTTGTTAGCTTTAGATGCTTTTATTATGTACAACAGAGTTTCGACATGAATGCAAACTTTCTTATGGATAATtaagtaaaaatattgaaattctCCCTGGCTTCTTCATTAAATCAACATGAATGCAAACTTTCTTATGGATAATTAGATGTTCAAGATAGCAGCTATGCAATGTAATTGACATGGAATGGAGATAGGCATTGGTAAGAGTTTCCAGCCCTGGAATTGACATGGACACAAAAATAGTAGAGCTGGCAACTTTAAAGAAAATACTATGTCGAAACTTTCTATATTTGCATAACATTTGATAACATGATGAAGTATGTATAATATGTTCAGTATAAGTTAATTAGTGTGAAATTCAAGATGGAGATGGGATAATTGGTTGGATGACATTGTGGCTTCGGGCTTTTTAGACATAATCTCTAGCCAGTTCTCCCTTATACGCTACCAGTCTTTGCTTGACTTGCTCTACTCCGCTTTTTGCCTGCAAGCCCATCTTGAAATCTATTAGGACGCGGATAAATTTTCAAGGTTCATTCATTCATATGCCTTCAGGCTAGTTGGCCTTACCATCCTTAAGGAGCTATATGTAAGTTCAAACAACCTGTTCATGTTCTTCTTCAACCTTTGGAGCCTTTGGACTGCACATGATGTCCTTGGGCTGCTCGTAGCAGCTGACTGTTTCCTTCTCATCTGCTCTGCCCTCATTTTGGTTCGCCACAAACAACCCCCCACACCCCCTGCTTGTTGATGGACAGCTCCTAAGGGCTTCTGAATCTTAAATTTCAATGGGCTTGAAAATCCAGCTTTGAAATATTTAAGTAGTAAGGAGGAATTTAGCACTACTAAGATCACAAATAGGATAAGTTGGAAGCGTTGCACCAGAAAGAAATGTAAGAAGTGTTGCACGTGATTAAGTGGTGATATATTTAATATTTCCAATGCTGGGATGATCTTGGTTCTTCACTCATTTTCGAGGTCTTTATCTAACTTAGTATAATCTGTCTTCTTAGTCATGGAGTCTGGGCACGACATCCAAGCAAAGGAGTGGGTCTATTAAGTTTATTGGAATTTCTAGGCATTTTGTGATGGTAGTTAAAGTGCAAACGTAATCCCAACATTCTCCCTCTGGTTGCGTCTGTGATCTTAAGATTATCTAATCATTTTGTTGTTGACTTCATCCTTATTGTCGGATTTCCCATCTTCTTGGTTGTTTTCCTCCCAACGTTAAGGTGAGGTGGGTGGTGGGTTCAAGAATTGTAGAAACTTGAATTAGTTCCAAAAGTCCAACTGTGCTTCCACTGACAGTGGGCTTTCAGTGACTATGGAATCTGGTGGTCTTGATCGCGGCCTTGTTCTGGTCTTCTGGTGGTGGTTGTTCGCCTGGGTTTGGTGGTTGGAGGTCTGGTGTGGGCAGCGGTGTGTGGTGTCTGTGTTCTGGTTAGGGCTTGGGTCAGGTTCAGGTCCATTTGGactgggcttggcccatttgTTGTGCGTTATCGTTTGATTTGGGCATTTTTAGGCCTATTTGTGCTAATTTGTATTGATCTTTTTGGGCTTCGTCCCATATGGGTGTCCttgattggtttcttgccaattgTTGGTATGGGTCTCCGATTGGACTGATTGTTCTTCTGAACAGGACATTGTTTCCTTGCTCCCattagtcttgtaacaatttcaagattaatgaaattttttttgtagtttaaaaaaaagacgGGGGGCTTTCTTTTATGGCTCATTGTGATAGCTGGAGTCTTAAAGAAGATTGGTACTTACAACATGCAATTGCCATGCACACGCACACTCATGAGTCACGACACAGTTTGCTCGTGGAGATAATGTATGGATTTTGTCTTCAGGGCTCTTTGTCCTAATTTGTGCCTGTTAATTGTTAAAGGGCGCTGGATAATAGGTGTGATATTAGCCAAGCAGTCAATTTTGCCACAATGTATTCATACTGTTTGGCAATAATAGTGTTCAATTACCTGCTGCCTGAGCCCACTGAATtataaaatttcattatcaaCTTGAAGAATAAGGTAGCAATTATGAAATGTTGGTTTACAGGCTCTGAGTAAAGTTTTGGAGATAATACCATTGTTATTATGCAATCTACAGATAACTCAGACCTATACTGCAAAGTTGGGGTGCCCTTTGTTATGGGAACCACTGGTGGAGACAGGGAGCGACTCTATAAGACAGTACAAGACTCAAACGTTTATGCCGTGATCTCTCCTCAAATGGGAAAACAAGTGATCGATTTAATATGGTTATATTGGTTAAGGTTTTGTGAATACATATTTTCCTTGTACTCATAAATCTTGGATTGGTTTGTCTTGATTAGGTCGTTGCATTTCTTGCTGCTATGGAGATTATGGCTGAGCAATTTCCTGGAGCCTTCTCTGGGTATTCGCTACTGGTATATTTGTATTTCTTTCATGTGCTTTTCTTCATGCAGCGAACTGTTTCTGCAAACCTTTTATGGTTTCACCAGATAAGATGACTTAAGATTGAAAGCTATATCGACTAACGGTAGCAGTTGTTCCATAAAAGGACCTAACAGGTGCCAATTGTCTCACCATAAAAAGGTGGAGGAATCATTACCAATGATGGTTTTGACAAAAGACttggcaatagatctgccttgAGAAGCTCCCTGAAGAGCCAAAAAAAACAGAGGGCATGCTCATAGTCTACAGGCTTTGGTTCTTAATGACCAATGCTCATATTTTGCCCCGCATATTACCTCCCAAGTAACTTTGTCTTAGTTCTGGTAATTCAATGTGTTTCACCATAAAAGTTCTTTTTAGGCTTTTCAAGTGATGGCATATAGACTTAGGCAAACAAAGCGCATACTCCAGAAAACCTGCATACTAACCTAGATAGCCTTGGTAATTTGAGACCTTCCAGCGTAACAGGGGGATCTGGTAGTTGTTAGATCTTAGGAATAATCTTATCCAATGGCAGGGGAACAATACGAGGTAATTGGAAGCAGTGTTTAGAAAGAGGGGAACAACTAAATACTACAATGGACAGTTTCATGTTGAGCACTTTTGGTTTAGCTTGGCTAGGTCcatttaaccattttttattttgggtggGTAAACTTTGAAACTAGGACTAAGTTGATTTTGTTAAGTTAACAATGGGACAAAAGATTAAattgttaggaaatgggcccaacaatgtatctCAAGCTATCCGACATCCTTCCTTGCATCCAACTCCGTTTTGCGAGTGGAGATGCAAACATTCAAACATAGAGCGACACAGAATGCCAAGAGAAGAAGAATAGTGTAAACCAGGAACAAATGCAAATAGgaagacttgaacccaagacctcttgcCAACCTGAggtctgataccatgttatgtCACCAATTTTcgcaaaagcttaagctgttaagGCAATGGGTCCTACTAGGTAATCGAGCTATCCAATAGTGTTCGATAGATGACTCAAAGGAGGTAAGAGAAGGGCCTGGGGTACGACTTTATCATCCTAAATAGCTATTTGGAATTGTAACTACTAGGGGTGAAAGTAAAAACCGGTAAACTGGACCGAAAACCGAAACtggtggtttggttttggtttctaGAGgtaattggtttggtttggtttggtttgatttttagCCAAACCACGGGTTTGTCACCTTCCAACCGGTATAAACCAGATTGGAccccgtgtatatatatattgtacttttttatcaaaaaatataaatatacataGTTATACTTGAAAAGGTAAAAGTTGGAGTAAAAGTGAAAAGAGTAGGAATGGAATATGGATAGTATACTGATCCCAAAAAGCAAGAAGTAATGGGTAGCAATGTTAAGTGTCtatttaattgattttttcttcAATGTAAAGTGGCTTtatatcatttttaaaaaaaaactattgtaGGATACCGAATGGCTTCGGATGGGAGATGAAGTTTTATACGTTGGAATTACAAATTTTTCATATTGGAACTAGTCACTTCTctatggttttttattttattttattttaaaaatctttGGAACTAGCTACTTCTCTATGGATTGGTTTATTTATGTTAGAACTAGCTAATTGTCTATGTTTGATGATTGGAactagctaatttttttttttttaatgttttgatGATTGGAATGCGCTAATGTTTTATTTATATTGTGATGCTTTGAGTTCAAACCGGAATAAACGGGTCAAACTAAACAAACCAATAATatctggtttggtttgtaaaatgtCCAAACAGATATgtcggtttggtttggaaaattGCCTAACCCGGACCAAACTGGACCGTTTACACCTCTAAAAACTACCAGTATCTTGCAATTTTATTGACCAATCTTGTTTCCAAGTCACTGAACAATCCACACCGAATTGACTTGTGGCTCAATGTGGGCATCTGTAGGGAAacgagggagggagggagaaatTTTGTATGGTTTGGGGCACAATTGTGTTACGGAGATGACCAGAGTCAGATGTAATTCATTTCTCTGAACTTTCAGGTGATGGAGTCTCATCAAGCGGGCAAAGTGGACACATCTGGAACTGCCAAGGCTGTTATCTCATGCTTTCAGAAACTAGGTGTGTCTTTTGAATCCGATCAGGTGCGTTAACGAATCAGACAGCAGTGGTTTGCTATTACATTTGTTACTTTTGTATTTCTACAAATAAATTCCCAGTCAAAATAGAAGAAGTTGGTAACATCTATCCATTTCTTTTAGAGGATCGACTTGGAGCATAACAGTGCCGACATAAGTTTGGTTTTTAGTACTTTATGTACGACTTCAGCGAGTCGTAGTTTTGTCTCTTCGTTTGTGATAGTTTATTCGTCTTATAACTCTTAAAGAACTTAGGAATGATGCCGATGCTCTTTACTGCTGTCCCCCTTCCCCTACTAGTTATCCTTCTGCAAAATTCACTGGTTCTGTAATTTGGAAGTTTTCTGCCAGGAATTTCTTCAGTCCAGATGGCAATCTTCTGTATGATATGGGCTTCAGACTAACCTTCTTTTGTCCATGATCAGTATTCCTTTTTTGGAAACTGGGCGTGTTATAGAAATGGATAGAAAATATGGACCATTTGGCTAGCAGAATTCATCGAAAAGCTGAAGTGGAGACCATCCATAGCAAAGGAAACTAGAACGACCAGCTACCTTCTTAACAAAATCCAGCATAACAGGAGACCCCAACAGCCCTGACCCTAGGAATGTGTACAAGAACCAGGAGGTCATGACACAATGCAAACAAGAACTAGACAAAGTCAAAGTTACAACAAGAAGCATCAAAAGTGTCTAGTGTTGAAAATCTCATCCGGAAGCATCCACTACCTTTGCACGCCTTCCATTTGGTTGAGAACTTTTTATTGGAGTTTTTAGGTATTGTGGCTAACAACCTAATAGTGTTGCCCATTTTCAGAAGGTCTCAGAAATAGGTTGGTTGGTTGCAGTGGCGTAGCCCAAAATCTATGTAAGTGGGGGCAACTTTTAAAcaaatttcaaccaaaaaatttcGTACTAAGCAAAGTTAAAACGTTTGTGCtaagaattaaaaaatcaaacatatttattaatatagtaaattacataaaatataaaCACAGTCGAATTGCTTGAATTGTCTCAACGTATCAAGTTTAAGAGCAATTCACTATGCAATATTGCTCCCATCGTTAGTAATTGCTAAAGTATAAAACGTATAGCCCATGGTTTAGACatttgaattttggacattATGCATTAGAGAGTTTCAATTAGTAAGTGACTGCTATTTTTCACATTAGACATCATTTTTTGCTAGTGTAATGACAATGTTCAAATAtgtgaaacaaaaaattgagaatgaaatgatatCCGACATGTCTTAGAAagattaaaagtaaatttatgaaatacaattaactagacaaaatacaaaatatgcattttaaaatcttaaatttttttaaaaaattgagtgggggcGCGTGCCCCGCTCGTCCCATGCTCCGTCCACCACTGGTTGGTTGGTATGAACAAAATTGTTCCTTTGTACATGCTTACAGACTCTGCCAGTATACTTCTCTTTTAATTCAATACTTGGGTATATTTTTCTCATCCAATTTCTAAATGCTGAGTTTTAGAGGCTTTTTATGAGCTCACTCAAGGTCGATCATCAACTCCTAAATTGAAGCCCCCCTGCATCTATATTATCTTTATATGCATGTTTATAAAGATATACAATATATTGTGTACAgtgatatatacatataattaCATAGAAGTGTCAAGTATTAGGATTTCCGATTGTAttataatacatacatatacatataagTATGTTACAGGACATGTACAAGCAAATTTGTATATATCTCTAATTTGGAGTTAATAATGTTTCCATTGATTTTGGACTTTTTTGGTTTATGGTCAGTGTGTAGTTTTTACATTTTATCGCGTAAGTCAGTAAGTGTATATTTTGCCTTGTTCCTCGCCTTGTCCCTGTCcccatttttttgaatttccgTTTTCTGTCTCATGTCCCCTGTCCCGTGTCTGTGTCCGTGTGATTGACTGTGGCTGTATCCATATCGTTGCCCATGCCTGTTCTACATAGTTTTGTGACCaaatatatattatgtttttCTTCCTCATGTTGAATGCAGAATTGTCACACAAAAACTTGTCTTTTGGTTGCAGAATTACCTTAATGTCTCCCCCATAAATCCCCTCAATGTAAAAAATCAGGTTCTGACCATGTTTTCATTTGTTGAATGCTCTGTAACTGGGGCATCGTCTTGGATAGTGGTACTGAGCCAGACAATAGCACAACAAAAACGTGGCTCTGTTTTTTGACTGTCTGGCTAGCACTGTAACCGCATACGTATGCTGGTTAATCTGGTAATAGGACAAACGCCGGGAAATCCTTGCTATCTTGATGAAAGGCTACCAAAGTTGGAATGCAATTGCCTTGGCAGACTAATCAAGTTTATGAATCTCGAGGACAAAACACGTGATGAGTCTCATACTGTAAATTATCATCATAAACAATCACATAATCACATATTTGCGCTTGTTACTCCATCATTAGGTTCCTATTTGTTGAGAATAGTTGTGAAGTGGTTCCATGGGGCCATTATTATAAGTCAATACTCAATAGCAGTAGTGTTTCTT
Proteins encoded in this region:
- the LOC131301803 gene encoding 4-hydroxy-tetrahydrodipicolinate reductase 2, chloroplastic, with amino-acid sequence MTLVLKVPTTIIRGRGNFEAVNGHRRWDKVVFRKRVSMSMAVRMSSTSMQYLDKPSELQQNAIMVNGCTGKMGKAVVEAAVSAGLHVVPVSFSSSEVSGKTVQVGGKEIQVYGPSDRENILASTFDEYPNLVVVDYTVPASVNDNSDLYCKVGVPFVMGTTGGDRERLYKTVQDSNVYAVISPQMGKQVVAFLAAMEIMAEQFPGAFSGYSLLVMESHQAGKVDTSGTAKAVISCFQKLGVSFESDQIHMIRDPEQQLEMVGVPEEHLSGHAFHVYNLTSPDKTVSFEFQHNVCGRSIYAEGTIDAAIFLAQKVRSKAEKRIYNMIDVLREGNMR